From the Kiritimatiellaceae bacterium genome, one window contains:
- a CDS encoding response regulator, protein MKIDYKILWIEDQPSEVEFHVEAIRRKLGELGFNLDLDSRLTISNDDLQALEGRLEIYNPYDLIIFDYDLGKDQTNGAEIAHSLRRLIYTDMIFYSSKPAEDMRKALFDLRVDGVYIVTRTDLHRDGSDIIEDQLKRICDLNNMRGVVLDEMSKLDKKLRLLLVRKFRALDHSQKDTQVQRTTKRFNKRAEACKKQADEMSHENFIAAVEDPLAMEYGCVRDRLDSMEVLKGLPNGLLDVLNKMQKLRNELAHQEATLKEEDGRIYLENSTQYKDGFGHAQFMEIRKELRQLATAIEALSQ, encoded by the coding sequence ATGAAGATTGATTACAAAATATTGTGGATTGAGGATCAACCGAGTGAGGTAGAATTTCATGTTGAAGCTATAAGGCGAAAACTTGGCGAACTCGGCTTCAACTTGGATTTGGATTCTAGATTAACTATTAGCAACGACGACCTACAAGCACTCGAAGGTCGTCTGGAAATCTACAACCCATACGACCTGATCATTTTTGATTATGATTTAGGGAAAGACCAAACAAACGGTGCCGAAATAGCTCATTCTCTTCGACGACTAATATATACGGACATGATTTTTTACAGCTCCAAGCCGGCTGAAGATATGCGTAAAGCACTCTTCGACTTGCGAGTTGACGGGGTTTACATCGTCACCCGAACCGATTTACATCGGGATGGTTCCGACATCATCGAAGATCAACTCAAACGGATCTGTGATCTCAACAATATGCGCGGGGTTGTTCTGGACGAGATGAGCAAGTTAGACAAAAAATTGCGCCTGTTGCTTGTTCGCAAATTTAGGGCTTTGGATCACAGTCAAAAAGATACTCAGGTTCAACGCACAACAAAACGATTCAATAAAAGAGCCGAGGCCTGCAAAAAGCAAGCGGACGAAATGTCTCATGAAAACTTTATTGCGGCAGTAGAAGATCCATTGGCAATGGAGTACGGCTGTGTGCGAGACCGCCTCGATAGCATGGAGGTTTTAAAAGGCCTCCCGAACGGACTTCTGGACGTCCTCAACAAAATGCAAAAACTACGAAACGAGCTTGCCCATCAAGAAGCTACTCTCAAAGAAGAAGATGGTCGAATATACCTCGAAAACTCAACTCAGTACAAAGATGGGTTTGGCCACGCCCAATTTATGGAAATCAGAAAAGAGCTACGGCAATTAGCAACTGCAATTGAAGCTCTGTCTCAATAA
- a CDS encoding glutamate synthase subunit beta gives MGKPTGFKEFERKTPAERPIVERIKDYNEVYRPFPEDKLREQAARCMNCGVPFCHIGCPLGNIIPEFNDLTYKGHWKKAWEMLSATNNFPEFTGRICPAPCEEACVLGINEPPVTIENIEKEIIEHAFSEEWVVPVVPETRTGKTVAVVGSGPSGLAVAQQLNRAGHTVTVFERADRVGGLLRYGIPDFKLEKWVIDRRVNIMQAEGIVFKTSAAVGTDISADELKQFDAVVLAIGSTVGRDMPVLGRDLKGIHFAMDFLPLQNKTCAGDFAEPQISAKGKNVVVIGGGDTGSDCVGTSIRHGARSVVNFELFPEPPGARPAHQPWPYWPMKLRTSSSHREAGEDPRRYCMLTKEFNGQNGHVTSVRTVNIEFTRERQTGKSNMEEIAGSQKDWQADLVLLALGFVGPERDNAVKALGVALDKAGNIQTGKNYQTSVPNVFAAGDCRRGQSLIVWAISEGRETARCVDEFLMGETSLPSRGPAELPRR, from the coding sequence ATGGGTAAACCAACTGGATTTAAAGAATTCGAACGCAAGACACCAGCCGAACGGCCGATTGTTGAGCGCATCAAGGACTACAACGAAGTTTACCGTCCGTTCCCCGAAGACAAGCTTCGGGAACAGGCCGCGCGCTGCATGAACTGCGGCGTCCCCTTCTGCCATATCGGTTGTCCTCTCGGAAATATTATTCCTGAATTCAACGACCTGACCTACAAAGGCCACTGGAAAAAAGCGTGGGAAATGCTTTCCGCCACCAACAACTTTCCGGAATTCACCGGACGCATCTGCCCCGCCCCGTGTGAAGAAGCCTGCGTGCTCGGTATCAATGAACCGCCGGTCACCATCGAGAATATCGAAAAAGAAATTATCGAACACGCCTTCAGCGAAGAGTGGGTGGTTCCCGTTGTGCCGGAAACGCGCACCGGTAAAACCGTCGCCGTCGTCGGCTCTGGGCCGTCCGGCCTCGCCGTCGCACAGCAGCTCAACCGCGCCGGACACACCGTCACCGTATTCGAACGCGCCGACCGCGTCGGCGGCTTGCTCCGCTACGGCATTCCCGATTTCAAACTCGAAAAATGGGTTATCGACCGCCGCGTGAACATCATGCAGGCCGAAGGCATCGTTTTCAAAACCAGCGCCGCCGTTGGCACCGACATTTCCGCCGATGAACTGAAACAGTTTGATGCTGTGGTGCTCGCCATCGGTTCCACCGTCGGACGCGATATGCCGGTACTGGGCCGCGACCTCAAAGGCATTCACTTCGCCATGGATTTCCTGCCGTTGCAAAATAAAACCTGCGCCGGTGATTTCGCCGAGCCGCAGATTTCTGCTAAAGGCAAAAACGTCGTCGTCATCGGCGGCGGCGATACCGGTTCCGACTGCGTCGGCACCTCCATCCGCCACGGCGCGCGCAGTGTCGTCAATTTTGAACTTTTTCCTGAACCGCCGGGAGCCCGTCCGGCCCACCAGCCGTGGCCCTACTGGCCGATGAAACTGCGCACCAGTTCCTCGCACCGCGAAGCGGGCGAAGATCCCCGCCGCTACTGCATGCTCACCAAAGAATTCAACGGACAGAACGGACACGTCACCAGCGTGCGCACCGTCAATATCGAATTCACCCGCGAGCGGCAGACCGGAAAATCCAACATGGAAGAAATCGCTGGCTCGCAAAAAGACTGGCAGGCCGACCTCGTCCTGCTGGCCCTCGGATTTGTTGGTCCCGAACGCGACAACGCCGTCAAAGCGCTGGGCGTTGCGCTCGATAAAGCGGGCAACATCCAGACCGGCAAAAACTATCAGACTTCCGTTCCGAATGTCTTCGCCGCTGGCGACTGCCGCCGCGGACAATCACTCATTGTCTGGGCGATTTCCGAAGGCCGCGAAACCGCGCGCTGCGTCGATGAATTCCTGATGGGCGAAACCAGCCTGCCGTCCCGCGGTCCCGCTGAACTTCCGCGCCGGTAG
- a CDS encoding four helix bundle protein, whose product MRDHRKLKAFELADALALSVYRLTQNFPKEETFGLTSQIRRAGISVPSNIVEGCARNTEKDYIHFLDTAYGSAKEVEYQASIARRLGYLSETKLEEAAAETARVLNALINALRNNGGD is encoded by the coding sequence ATGAGAGACCATCGGAAGTTGAAAGCGTTTGAATTGGCTGATGCACTCGCCCTGTCGGTGTATCGGTTGACGCAAAACTTTCCCAAGGAAGAAACCTTTGGCCTGACTTCACAGATTCGGCGAGCAGGAATTTCGGTTCCATCCAACATTGTAGAAGGCTGTGCGCGGAACACAGAGAAAGATTATATCCACTTCCTTGATACGGCCTATGGTTCAGCGAAAGAAGTTGAATATCAGGCATCCATTGCTCGAAGACTCGGATATTTGAGTGAAACAAAATTAGAAGAAGCTGCGGCTGAAACCGCACGAGTGTTAAACGCTTTGATAAATGCATTACGGAATAATGGAGGCGATTAG
- the gltB gene encoding glutamate synthase large subunit, with the protein MREEIQKSFPQPQGLYHPENEHDACGVGFICNLHGKKSHDIIHHALEILVRLTHRGACGCDPLTGDGAGILLQIPHAFYKKECEKLGINLPAEQEYGTGLVFLPQDEAQRAACIEILEQAIAEEGQKLLGWRTVPTCNRLIGETARASEPHIMQVFIGRGKGVSDPRTFDRMLYIIRKVAENRIFHSDLTNKADFYIPTLTCRIIIYKGLLLPEQMEFYYPDLLDDDFTSALALVHQRYSTNTFPAWKLAQPFHVLCHNGEINTLRGNFNWMNARQGLLKSRLFGENIDRLFPIIQPGLSDSASLDQTVELLYHGGRSLPHIMSMLIPEAWQNHKTMSAEKKAFYEYHSCLMEPWDGPASIPFTDGTCLGAILDRNGLRPSRYIVTKDGYVIMGSETGIVDIDPANVERKGRLEPGRMFLVDMEKGRIVPDEEIKHEIASGQPYEKWLSENLIALSSLPPEEATGCDPETLLQRERMFGYTMEDLNLILAPMAKEAEEVSGSMGIDTPLAVLAEKPQILYNYFKQLFAQVTNPPLDAIREKCVTSLITNIGAEQDLFAETPKHCSQLKIEHPIITNDELARIRKLKHDNLKSITLPMLYKVAEGGEGLRAALEKLCTDASAAIENGYTLLILSDRQADQENAPIPALLATAAVHHHLIRKLQRTRCGLIVESGEPREVHHFALLIGYGAGAVNPYMVGQILDDMIKQGQLTGIDWKTAAKNFVKAIDKGLLKVMSKMGISTLHSYRGAQIFEAVGLNSEVIDSCFTGTASRIAGIGLDGIAREISARHQSAFPERPADKTLPLDIGGAYKWRRNGEDHLLNPLAIAKLQEAVRTDNADRFKEFSDLINHDNRAVYTLRGLFEFKKDRPAIPLSEVEPWTAIVKRFKTGAMSYGSISQEAHETLAIAMNRIGGKSNCGEGGEDEDRFLPDENGDLRRSAIKQVASGRFGVTSNYLTNADEIQIKMAQGAKPGEGGQLPGHKVKPWIAKTRYSTPYVTLISPPPHHDIYSIEDLAQLIYDLKSANPSAKVTVKLVSEVGVGTVAAGVAKGKADLVLISGYDGGTGASPQSSIKHAGLPWELGLAEAQQTLILNKLRSRIRVECDGKLLTGRDVAVAALLGAEEFGFSTGPLMTLGCIMMRVCHMNTCPVGVATQDPELRKKFCGKPEYVINFFRFVAEELRQIMADLGFRTMDEMVGHRERLDVREAVENWKTKGLDFSKILYQPPVDENTPLRCTEKQSDDLAGALDHDLIRQAKPALERGERVVIHTQIRNIHRTVGAMLSHEISKRYGERGLPDDRITIHATGSAGQSFGGFSAKGITFRVTGDANDYFGKGLSGAKLIIRPPEDATFIAEENILIGNVAFYGATRGEAYIRGRAGERFCVRNSGAHTVVEGIGDHGCEYMTGGSVVVLGPTGRNFAAGMSGGIAYVLDEAGDFIENRCNPEMVDFDPLTNDDIATLCERLEKHLEYTGSAVARRLLHNWQNSVKKFIKVIPVDYKRALQRIADEKRTGE; encoded by the coding sequence ATGAGAGAAGAAATTCAAAAAAGTTTTCCGCAACCACAGGGTCTATACCACCCCGAAAACGAGCACGATGCGTGCGGCGTCGGGTTCATCTGCAACCTGCACGGGAAAAAATCGCATGACATTATTCATCATGCGCTCGAAATTCTGGTCCGCCTCACCCATCGCGGTGCCTGCGGGTGCGACCCGCTGACCGGCGACGGAGCCGGCATTCTTCTGCAGATCCCCCACGCTTTCTATAAGAAGGAATGCGAGAAACTCGGCATCAACCTCCCCGCCGAACAGGAATACGGCACCGGGCTGGTTTTTCTCCCGCAGGACGAAGCCCAGCGCGCAGCCTGTATCGAAATCCTTGAACAGGCCATCGCAGAAGAAGGCCAGAAACTGCTTGGCTGGCGTACCGTTCCGACCTGCAACCGGCTGATCGGCGAAACGGCCCGCGCTTCCGAGCCTCATATCATGCAGGTATTCATCGGCCGCGGCAAAGGAGTCAGCGATCCACGCACCTTCGACCGCATGCTCTACATCATTCGCAAGGTCGCCGAAAACCGGATTTTTCACTCCGATCTTACGAATAAAGCCGACTTTTACATCCCAACGCTAACCTGCCGTATTATCATCTATAAGGGACTGCTCCTGCCCGAGCAGATGGAATTTTACTATCCCGACCTGCTGGACGACGATTTCACCAGCGCACTTGCCCTCGTACACCAGCGCTACAGCACCAATACCTTCCCGGCCTGGAAACTCGCTCAGCCGTTCCATGTGCTTTGCCATAACGGCGAAATCAACACCCTGCGCGGAAACTTCAACTGGATGAATGCCCGGCAAGGGCTCTTAAAATCGCGGCTCTTCGGCGAAAACATTGATCGTCTTTTCCCGATTATTCAGCCGGGACTTTCCGACTCCGCATCGCTCGACCAGACCGTCGAACTGCTCTATCACGGCGGACGGTCTCTGCCGCACATTATGAGCATGCTCATTCCCGAAGCCTGGCAGAACCACAAGACCATGAGCGCCGAGAAAAAAGCGTTCTACGAATATCACTCCTGCCTGATGGAGCCGTGGGACGGCCCCGCCTCGATTCCCTTCACCGACGGCACCTGCCTCGGAGCCATTCTCGACCGCAACGGCCTGCGCCCGTCGCGCTACATCGTCACCAAAGACGGCTACGTCATCATGGGCTCCGAAACCGGTATCGTAGATATTGATCCAGCCAATGTGGAACGAAAAGGCCGTCTCGAACCGGGCCGTATGTTCCTCGTCGATATGGAAAAGGGCCGCATCGTGCCCGACGAAGAAATTAAACACGAAATCGCCTCCGGCCAGCCGTATGAAAAATGGCTCAGCGAAAATCTCATTGCTCTCTCCAGCCTGCCGCCGGAAGAAGCGACCGGATGCGACCCGGAGACTCTATTGCAGCGCGAACGCATGTTCGGCTACACCATGGAAGACCTGAACCTGATTCTGGCACCGATGGCCAAAGAAGCGGAGGAAGTATCCGGCTCGATGGGCATTGACACGCCTCTGGCGGTCCTCGCCGAAAAACCGCAGATCCTTTACAACTACTTCAAGCAGCTCTTCGCGCAGGTCACCAACCCGCCGCTCGATGCCATCCGCGAAAAATGCGTCACCTCGCTCATCACCAACATCGGCGCCGAACAGGATCTCTTTGCAGAAACGCCAAAACATTGCAGTCAGCTCAAGATCGAACACCCGATTATCACCAACGACGAACTTGCGCGCATCCGCAAACTCAAACACGACAATCTTAAATCGATCACCCTGCCAATGCTCTACAAGGTTGCAGAAGGCGGCGAAGGCTTGCGTGCCGCGCTCGAAAAACTTTGTACCGACGCCTCTGCGGCCATTGAAAACGGCTACACCCTGCTGATTCTTTCCGACCGGCAGGCCGATCAGGAAAACGCACCGATTCCCGCTCTGCTCGCAACCGCCGCCGTGCACCACCACCTCATCCGTAAACTTCAGCGCACCCGTTGCGGGCTGATTGTTGAATCCGGCGAGCCGCGCGAAGTACACCACTTTGCCCTGCTAATTGGTTACGGTGCCGGCGCGGTCAATCCCTACATGGTCGGCCAGATTCTGGACGACATGATCAAACAGGGGCAGCTCACCGGCATTGATTGGAAAACCGCCGCAAAAAATTTCGTCAAAGCCATCGACAAGGGTCTGCTTAAAGTGATGTCGAAGATGGGCATCTCCACGCTGCACAGCTATCGCGGCGCACAAATCTTTGAAGCGGTCGGTCTGAACAGCGAAGTCATTGACAGCTGTTTTACCGGCACCGCCTCGCGCATCGCCGGTATCGGCCTCGACGGCATTGCCCGCGAAATCAGCGCGCGCCACCAATCCGCATTTCCTGAACGTCCGGCGGATAAAACCCTGCCGCTCGATATCGGCGGAGCCTACAAGTGGCGGCGCAACGGCGAAGATCACCTACTCAATCCGCTGGCCATTGCCAAACTGCAGGAAGCCGTTCGCACCGACAACGCCGACCGGTTCAAGGAATTCTCCGACCTGATCAACCACGACAACCGGGCCGTTTACACGCTGCGCGGCCTTTTTGAATTCAAAAAAGACCGTCCGGCGATTCCGCTCAGCGAAGTCGAACCGTGGACTGCCATCGTCAAACGTTTTAAAACCGGCGCAATGTCCTACGGCTCCATCAGTCAGGAAGCGCACGAAACGCTCGCCATTGCCATGAACCGCATCGGCGGCAAGAGCAACTGCGGCGAAGGCGGCGAAGATGAAGACCGCTTCCTCCCCGACGAAAACGGCGACCTGCGCCGCTCGGCCATTAAACAGGTGGCCTCCGGACGCTTTGGCGTCACCAGCAACTATCTGACGAACGCCGACGAAATCCAGATCAAGATGGCGCAAGGCGCCAAGCCCGGCGAAGGCGGACAGCTGCCCGGTCATAAAGTCAAACCGTGGATCGCCAAAACACGCTATTCCACGCCGTACGTGACGCTGATCTCGCCGCCACCGCACCACGATATTTATTCCATTGAAGACCTCGCTCAGCTCATCTACGACCTGAAGAGCGCCAACCCGTCGGCCAAAGTCACGGTAAAGCTGGTTTCCGAAGTCGGCGTCGGCACCGTTGCCGCCGGCGTGGCCAAAGGTAAAGCCGATCTCGTTCTGATCTCCGGCTATGACGGCGGAACCGGCGCTTCGCCGCAGTCCTCCATTAAGCATGCCGGCCTGCCGTGGGAACTTGGGTTGGCTGAAGCGCAACAGACGCTAATCCTGAATAAACTGCGCAGTCGCATCCGCGTTGAATGCGACGGCAAACTACTGACCGGCCGCGACGTCGCCGTCGCCGCCCTGCTCGGCGCCGAAGAATTCGGTTTCTCGACCGGCCCGCTGATGACGCTCGGCTGTATCATGATGCGCGTCTGCCACATGAATACCTGCCCCGTCGGCGTCGCGACACAGGATCCCGAACTGCGTAAAAAATTCTGCGGCAAACCGGAATATGTCATCAACTTCTTCCGCTTCGTCGCCGAAGAGCTTCGCCAGATCATGGCCGACCTCGGATTCCGCACGATGGACGAAATGGTCGGACACCGCGAACGGCTCGACGTCCGTGAGGCCGTTGAAAACTGGAAAACCAAAGGGCTCGATTTCTCGAAGATCCTTTACCAGCCGCCGGTGGACGAAAACACTCCGTTGCGTTGCACCGAAAAACAAAGCGACGATCTGGCCGGCGCGCTCGACCACGACCTGATTCGTCAGGCGAAGCCGGCATTGGAACGCGGCGAACGCGTCGTCATTCATACGCAGATCCGCAACATCCACCGCACCGTCGGCGCCATGCTCAGCCACGAAATTTCCAAACGCTACGGCGAGCGCGGCCTGCCCGACGACCGGATCACCATCCATGCGACCGGCTCGGCCGGACAAAGCTTCGGCGGATTCAGCGCAAAAGGCATTACCTTCCGCGTCACCGGCGATGCCAATGACTATTTTGGTAAAGGCCTGTCCGGCGCGAAACTCATCATCCGCCCGCCGGAAGACGCCACGTTCATCGCGGAGGAAAACATCCTGATCGGCAACGTCGCCTTCTACGGCGCCACGCGCGGCGAAGCCTACATTCGCGGCCGTGCCGGCGAACGCTTCTGTGTTCGCAACAGCGGAGCTCATACCGTTGTCGAAGGCATCGGCGATCACGGCTGTGAATATATGACCGGCGGAAGCGTGGTCGTGCTCGGCCCGACCGGCCGCAACTTCGCGGCAGGGATGAGCGGCGGTATCGCCTACGTCCTCGACGAAGCGGGCGACTTCATTGAAAACCGCTGTAATCCGGAGATGGTAGATTTTGACCCGCTCACCAACGACGATATTGCCACCCTGTGCGAACGGCTCGAAAAACATTTGGAATATACCGGAAGCGCTGTGGCGCGGAGACTTCTCCATAACTGGCAGAACTCCGTGAAGAAATTCATCAAAGTCATTCCGGTCGACTACAAACGCGCGCTGCAGCGCATCGCCGATGAAAAACGGACAGGAGAGTAA
- a CDS encoding sigma 54-interacting transcriptional regulator, whose translation MPTLSDFAGQSDKELAILYQISQAAATHPHTVSELLIEVLDIMETELSVSRGTFTLRKPDTEIFVIEASRGLTAEEKKRGQYKLGEGVTGRVAQTGQSALIPDISKDPRFLNLTKSRAGNPTAFICVPVIYRKAVIGTMSIDLSITTDIEALRRYQRFLELVANILAEAVASIREELEEREGLLSENERLRRQLGDRYRMHNIIGNCSSMRSVYEQIVQVASSTATVLIRGESGTGKELVARAIHYGSERRNNAFISVNCAALPENLIESELFGHEKGAFTGATQQRKGRFELANGGTIFLDEIGDISPAVQVRLLRVLQERTFERVGSSESVSVNVRVLAATSRNLEKEITEGNFREDLYYRLNVFPIILPPLRERRSDIMLLADHFLQKYGEMYGKNIKRISTSAINMMMAYHWPGNVRELENCVERAVLTASDEVIHGYNLPPSLQTSDETHTSIFPKDGADLKTMIESYEKEILIDALKKHRGNAAASARYLNTTQRIINYRIQKLGVNPDDYK comes from the coding sequence ATGCCGACACTATCCGACTTCGCGGGGCAGAGTGACAAGGAGCTGGCGATCCTTTATCAGATATCGCAAGCGGCCGCGACCCATCCGCACACCGTTTCTGAACTGTTGATCGAGGTTCTCGATATCATGGAAACCGAGCTCAGCGTGTCGCGCGGAACCTTCACGCTGCGCAAGCCCGACACTGAAATATTTGTGATCGAAGCTTCGCGCGGACTGACCGCCGAAGAGAAAAAGCGCGGGCAGTATAAACTCGGCGAAGGAGTAACCGGGCGCGTGGCACAAACCGGGCAGTCGGCGCTCATTCCCGACATCAGTAAAGATCCCCGCTTCCTGAATCTCACCAAATCGCGCGCGGGCAACCCGACGGCCTTTATCTGTGTCCCGGTTATTTACCGGAAAGCCGTGATCGGTACGATGAGTATCGATCTTTCCATCACGACGGATATCGAGGCGCTTCGCCGCTACCAACGTTTTTTGGAGCTGGTGGCCAACATTCTGGCCGAAGCCGTTGCCAGTATCCGTGAAGAACTAGAAGAGCGCGAAGGCCTTCTTTCGGAAAACGAGAGATTGCGCCGACAACTAGGTGACCGGTACCGGATGCACAATATCATCGGCAATTGCAGCTCCATGCGTTCTGTTTATGAACAGATCGTTCAGGTGGCAAGCAGTACGGCAACGGTTCTCATTCGCGGCGAAAGCGGAACCGGTAAGGAACTGGTTGCCCGCGCCATCCATTATGGCAGTGAGCGGCGCAATAATGCGTTTATCAGCGTCAACTGTGCGGCCTTGCCGGAAAATCTGATTGAAAGCGAATTGTTCGGCCACGAAAAGGGTGCTTTCACCGGGGCGACTCAGCAACGTAAAGGCCGGTTCGAACTGGCGAACGGAGGCACCATTTTTCTCGATGAAATCGGTGACATCTCGCCGGCCGTTCAAGTAAGACTGCTGCGGGTTCTGCAGGAAAGAACCTTTGAACGCGTCGGTAGCTCCGAGAGTGTTTCGGTTAATGTGCGGGTGCTGGCGGCCACCAGCCGGAACCTCGAAAAAGAAATTACCGAAGGAAACTTCCGCGAAGACCTTTATTATCGTCTTAATGTTTTTCCGATCATCCTGCCGCCGCTGCGCGAGCGCCGTAGCGACATCATGCTGCTGGCTGACCATTTCCTCCAGAAATACGGCGAAATGTACGGCAAGAATATCAAGCGCATTTCGACCTCAGCGATCAATATGATGATGGCGTATCACTGGCCGGGCAATGTCCGTGAACTTGAAAACTGCGTTGAACGCGCCGTGCTGACGGCCTCCGATGAAGTGATTCACGGTTACAATCTGCCGCCGTCGCTTCAAACCAGCGACGAAACACACACCTCGATTTTTCCGAAAGACGGAGCCGATCTAAAAACCATGATTGAAAGCTACGAAAAAGAAATTCTTATTGATGCCCTGAAAAAACATCGCGGGAATGCAGCGGCGTCGGCGCGCTATCTGAACACCACACAACGCATCATCAACTACCGGATCCAAAAGCTCGGCGTTAATCCGGACGACTACAAATAA